The stretch of DNA TGATGTAAAGAGAGCAGAAGCTGCTCTTGCAAGAGCCCTTGCAAGGCTTAAGGCTGTAGAGCTATTAAATAGAAGAACTGGAAGTAGGAAAAGAGGTGTGTAAGAGGTATTTTAGGAACAAATAACTGTAATGGAAATTTTTCTAAACAATATTATAGGATTTGTGGCGGCAAATCGTTATCTGGTTCTGTAAAGACTAGCGGTTCAAAAAATGGGTCGTTGCCTGTTATGGCAGCGACCTTGCTGTTCGATTCTCCTGTATTTCTATCAAACGTCCCTTATTTGCTTGATGTCGATACGATGGGCAAGATAATTTCAAGCCTTGGTGGTAAAGTAGATTTCAAAGGCGATTCACAGGTCTTGATTGATCCTTCTAATATATCCAATTATGAGCCTCCTTTGGAGCCTGTTATTGCAATGAGAGCCTCGTTTTTAGTAGCAGGAGCGCTTCTTGCTAGATTTGGCAAGGCAAAAGTAGCCCTGCCTGGCGGCTGTGCTATTGGTTCTAGGCCTGTCGATATTCATCTTAAGGGTTTTGAAGCCCTTGGTGCAAAAAGATCAATCGAACACGGGTTTGTAAATTTAGAGTGTGAGAAATTGCGGGGAGCCAATATATATCTCGCTTACCCAAGCGTTGGTGCTACTGAGAACTTAATAATGGCATCTGTATTTGCTGAAGGAATGACTGTTATTGATAATGCTGCTAAAGAACCTGAGATATTTGGCCTTGCTGATTTTTTAAATTTATGTGGTGCGAAAATTAAAGGCGCTGGTTCAAGAACTATCGAGATTGAAGGTGTAAAATCTCTTAAGCCAGTTGATAACTACAGGATTATTCCCGACAGAATTGAGGCTGGCACTCTGATGCTTGCTGGGGCGATCACAAAGGGCGATATATTTGTAGAAAATATAAACTATGACTTTATGGGATCCGTGATAGATAAGATGGTTGAAGCTGGAATTGACATAGCTTCTGAGAAAAATGGT from Thermodesulfobium sp. 4217-1 encodes:
- the murA gene encoding UDP-N-acetylglucosamine 1-carboxyvinyltransferase, with product MCGGKSLSGSVKTSGSKNGSLPVMAATLLFDSPVFLSNVPYLLDVDTMGKIISSLGGKVDFKGDSQVLIDPSNISNYEPPLEPVIAMRASFLVAGALLARFGKAKVALPGGCAIGSRPVDIHLKGFEALGAKRSIEHGFVNLECEKLRGANIYLAYPSVGATENLIMASVFAEGMTVIDNAAKEPEIFGLADFLNLCGAKIKGAGSRTIEIEGVKSLKPVDNYRIIPDRIEAGTLMLAGAITKGDIFVENINYDFMGSVIDKMVEAGIDIASEKNGIRVRCNIRPKPIMIKTSPHPGFPTDMQAQFMALLSVGEGTSVITEMVFENRYLHAEELSRLGADIRIDGRTAVIFGTDHLSGAPVRALDLRAGAALVIAGLVAEGETRVFGLSHLNRGYENLEFKLRGLGASISREVLP